Below is a window of Comamonadaceae bacterium M7527 DNA.
GCCAACGATACAGCCAGCAAGGCCTTGTCATGCAAAATTTCGCGCCAGTCAAGCGACAAGCCCAAGCGGTACAAAATCAGCGCCAACGAAATATCGACCACGATTTTGGCATTGGCCAATGACTCGTAGCCAAACAGGTGTAGGCCGTTGGGTCCTGCAACCAAACCCACCAACATAAAGCCGGTGATGGAGGGAATCCAGGACACTCGGTGGGCCAGGTAGCCGCCCAGGGCGCCACAAAACAGCAAAAAGCCAAAAAAGAACAGGGTATTGGTGGCAAGCGGGAAGGTGGGCAAAAAGTCCATAAGGTGGGCAACTAGGCCATTAATTAATCATTAAGTTCGCGATGATAGACGCCTGTTGTGAACTTTGCTGGCGGCGTGTTTGTGCCGCCTTGTCCACACGCTTTAATGCAGCGTGCCTGGCGCCGCACTGGTGCTTTGCAGCACAAATGGCGCAATAGCGGCCTCGAATTTGGTGCCGTCTACCGCCACAAAAAAGTAGTGCCCACTCATCATGCCGGCTGGTGTGCGCAGTTGCGCACCACTTGTGTATTCAAAAGCTTCACCTGGTTGCAGCAGTGGCTGCTGGCCCACTACGCCCAGCCCGTCCACGCTTTCAACTTGACCGTTGGCGTCTTCTATGTCCCAGTGGCGAGCGATGAGCTGCGCACCCACCTCGCCGTGGTTCTCTATAGTGACAGTGTAGGCAAAGGTGTACAGGTTGTGCTCAGGGCGGGACTGCTCGGCAATGTAGTGGGGCTTAACGGTGATGTGAAAGGCGTAGGCAGTGCTCATGGCGCAATGGTAGCGTGCCTGCATGTGGCCAGCGCAAGTGCGACAATATGCCCCTGTTAGCGACCACCAACACCTTACGAATTCAGCTATGACGTTTCGCATTGCCCCATCTATTTTGTCCGCCGACTTTGCCAAGTTGGGCCAAGAGGTCACAGACGTGATTGCCGCAGGTGCGGACTGGATACACTTTGACGTGATGGACAACCACTACGTGCCCAATCTCACGTTTGGCCCCATGGTGTGCCAGGCCCTTAAGCCACATGCCAAAACACCTGCTGGCGTGGCCGTGCCCATTGATGTGCACTTGATGGTCAGCCCCGTAGACGCGCTGGCTGAGTCATTTGCAAAGGCAGGCGCTGACCTGATCAGCTTTCACCCAGACGCCAGCGGCCATGTGCACCGCAGTATTCAGGCCATCAAAGCGCAGGGCGTCAAAGTGGGCCTCACCTTCAACCCTGCCGAGCCTTTGGACGTGCTGGACTGGGTCATTGACGACATTGACCTGGTGCTCATCATGAGTGTGAACCCTGGCTTTGGCGGGCAAAGCTTTATTGACTCGGCGCTGCGCAAAATTGAAGACGTGCGCCGCCGTATTGACGCCAGCGGCAAGGACATTCGCCTCGAGGTAGACGGTGGCATCAAAACCGACAACATCGCCCGCGTGGCGGCTGCCGGAGCGGATACCTTTGTGGCGGGCAGCGCCATATTTGGCAAGCCTGACTACGCCAGCGTGATCGCCGACATGCGCGCCGCGTTGGCCGCGTGAGCGTTACCGCGCAGGCCCAGCGCTACAAGGCCATCATCCTGGACTTGGATGGCACCATGGTGGACACCATAGGTGACTTTGTGGCCGCGCTCAATGCCGCGCTGCAAAGCTGTAACCTAAGCCCGGCGCAGCCTGAACAGGTGCGTAAATGGATAGGCCGTGGCGGTGAGCACTTGCTGCGACAAGCCATTGCCAACGCCGGGCTTGATGCCCACAGCGGCGACTTGTTTCTGCGGCTGCGCGAGGGCTTTTACACACATTACGGGCGCATTAACGGCCAGCACGCACAGGTGTTTGATGGCATGGTGCAGGCGCTGACGCACTG
It encodes the following:
- the apaG gene encoding Co2+/Mg2+ efflux protein ApaG; translation: MSTAYAFHITVKPHYIAEQSRPEHNLYTFAYTVTIENHGEVGAQLIARHWDIEDANGQVESVDGLGVVGQQPLLQPGEAFEYTSGAQLRTPAGMMSGHYFFVAVDGTKFEAAIAPFVLQSTSAAPGTLH
- the rpe gene encoding ribulose-phosphate 3-epimerase, translating into MTFRIAPSILSADFAKLGQEVTDVIAAGADWIHFDVMDNHYVPNLTFGPMVCQALKPHAKTPAGVAVPIDVHLMVSPVDALAESFAKAGADLISFHPDASGHVHRSIQAIKAQGVKVGLTFNPAEPLDVLDWVIDDIDLVLIMSVNPGFGGQSFIDSALRKIEDVRRRIDASGKDIRLEVDGGIKTDNIARVAAAGADTFVAGSAIFGKPDYASVIADMRAALAA